The following proteins come from a genomic window of Aricia agestis chromosome 19, ilAriAges1.1, whole genome shotgun sequence:
- the LOC121736391 gene encoding uncharacterized protein LOC121736391, with amino-acid sequence MSAFRALAEISCDFENDLRRASAELFSAKAIAPTEDILAKKMQDLCIFASKYKLLQAKTLAMTPQVKEQEKNEELTMGAYGDAATWAIIEQQATKTIMQAHVVRKVLRTPDNKLHPEIVETKKKVIDILDKHREAESDLHDLESILKEREMKLLEAREKWDETCNKLRERKQTPQNAEVTTGPLYKKLQDLVDKMELMRWLITKLVTARTDDYDWISDPHDRLKALTMARQRHSIENYTEM; translated from the exons ATGTCGGCATTTAGAGCTCTTGCTGAAATAAGCTGTGATTTCGAGAATGATTTGCGTCGTGCCTCCGCTGAGCTGTTCTCGGCTAAAGCCATTGCACCTACTGAAGATATACTTGCAAAGAAAATGCAAGATCTTTGTATATTTGCCTCCAAATACAAACTATTGCAGGCGAAGACTCTAGCAA TGACACCACAGGTTAAAGAACAGGAAAAGAATGAGGAGCTGACCATGGGTGCGTATGGAGATGCAGCAACCTGGGCCATCATTGAGCAGCAAGCCACAAAAACCATCATGCAAGCTCATGTGGTCAGAAAAGTTTTACGAACCCCAGACAATAAACTACACCCAGAAATTGTTGAGACAAAGAA AAAAGTTATAGATATACTTGACAAGCACAGAGAAGCGGAATCTGACCTGCATGATCTGGAGAGCATACTCAAAGAGAGGGAGATGAAACTATTGGAGGCTAGAGAGAAATGGGATGAAACTTGTAATAAACTGAGAGAGAGAAAACAAACGCCCCAGAACGCAGAGGTTACCACGGGGCCGTTGTACAA AAAACTACAAGACCTGGTTGACAAGATGGAGCTGATGAGGTGGTTAATCACCAAGCTGGTGACGGCAAGGACTGATGACTATGACTGGATCTCCGACCCACACGACCGGTTGAAGGCATTGACGATGGCTAGACAGAGGCACAGCATCGAAAACTACACTGAAATGTAG
- the LOC121736375 gene encoding uncharacterized protein LOC121736375 — MDKIKFNSKSNSDISLINKTDRKSVRDRKDNAKTIISNVIKKRGVYVEKFSGIEPNSMEELSQGNNKKLLESVLSTLTKSSKATQWPGEKKINKENVQFRKKKVESKERTPIIVLKPNSTVNKTEAIIPNRGVGKPLAKTKNPQKTSPQAKVKIAAEKAPTKSKINVNRTTVAKYKTADIKTTSKGPEKTAPNITHEYVARRVKRYLLRQASPDNTLISDEIKKPEENSYDIEAKSEDTLDDTEHDAKIYSLIEDYLENAINICSDNLSDKSVTNLQIDEEVAKKLMIIESDGGSQRSLVYCPYTKNSSMTTVKTCVEDISKTLEKQHNISVGKECMAEVKIKKEENIKSKRYSKNAKPIIINNKSNSLEPSKQKTRRKPAPVQKFVNRTDFLVQNIYNIQLNSHKLKTKKIESVKHLKNPAVFQKPQNFFETLSLILKNKNRTYKSLYPNMDLKLQHLKNFANDKKFKYK, encoded by the exons atggataAAATCAAATTCAATTCTAAATCAAATAGTGATATTAGCCTTATTAATAAAACAGATAGAAAAAGCGTAAGAGACCGCAAAGATAATGCAAAAACAATAATCAGTAATGTAATCAAGAAACGAGGGGTATACGTCGAAAAATTCTCAG GTATAGAACCGAACAGTATGGAAGAATTATCACAAGGGAACAATAAGAAGTTATTAGAGTCGGTTCTGTCGACCCTTACTAAATCTTCAAAAGCGACACAATGGCCGGGCGAAAAAAAGATTAACAAGGAAAACGTACAGTTCAGGAAAAAGAAAGTAGAAAGTAAAGAAAGAACACCAATTATTGTGCTAAAACCAAACAGCACTGTAAATAAAACAGAAGCAATTATACCAAATCGTGGTGTAGGAAAACCTCTAGCTAAAACGAAAAATCCTCAAAAAACATCACCGCAGGCTAAAGTAAAAATAGCAGCGGAGAAAGCACCAACAAAGTCGAAAATTAATGTTAACAGGACGACTGTAGCCAAATATAAAACTGCCGATATCAAGACTACTTCGAAAGGTCCAGAAAAAACAGCTCCAAATATTACACATGAGTATGTAGCTCGCAGAGTTAAAAGATACTTGCTTAGACAAGCTTCCCCTGATAATACACTGATCAGTGATGAAATAAAAAAGCCGGAAGAAAATTCATACGATATTGAAGCGAAATCGGAAGACACACTAGATGATACCGAACATGACGCAAAAATATACAGTCTTATCGAAGATTATCTAGAAAATGCTATCAATATTTGTAGCGATAACCTCAGCGACAAATCCGTTACAAACTTGCAGATAGATGAAGAAGTTGCTAAGAAATTGATGATAATAGAGAGTGATGGTGGTAGTCAACGCAGTCTCGTATACTGTCCCTATACAAAAAATTCCAGCATGACCACTGTAAAAACATGCGTAGAAGACATTTCGAAAACCTTggaaaaacaacataatataagtgTTGGTAAAGAGTGTATGGctgaagtaaaaattaaaaaagaagaaaatattaaaagtaaaagataTAGCAAAAATGCAAAacctattattataaacaataaatcaAATTCTTTAGAACCTTCAAAACAAAAAACTCGAAGGAAACCAGCTCCTGTACAAAAATTTGTAAACAGAACAGATTTCCTCGTTCAGAACATATACAACATACAATTAAATTCACATAagctaaaaactaaaaaaattgaatcaGTCAAGCATTTAAAAAATCCAGCAGTCTTTCAGAAGCCTCAAAATTTTTTTGAGACActatcgttaattttgaaaaacaaaaacaggACTTACAAGTCACTTTATCCCAATATGGATTTAAAACTCCAACATCTAAAGAATTTTGCaaatgataaaaaatttaaatacaaatga
- the LOC121736378 gene encoding uncharacterized protein LOC121736378 — MDDKKINRSDAGEPGKANISKPKDVKISNYVKAKDSFSKPDRGDIVVEKNKENKIESQSKVTENILTKANEKKVTIKKADASKDKMKLSNGNNLRETKYNKIMESINKIIEENIHLINTNTKSTDPTRKVVEESSKVAGESNINKQNTKLKEPEKQYKSEAAKDDAALVDFRKKADGSKAPLDVVKTSNDVKNKSLVINLPKQVSGCKLEEKPKVSKDQVSPQPKLNSFQQRKASQTTENYGVKPIRNIIHNKSNSTKIQTEKPKMLKIDSTTRTKENHHNHTKKSTLQNAKVKHVKRKNAKKVESPKNGSQTKLIPMLEDEHAKLYYEAWLNNTVTVTAQEQQILEDAAQRYPSVPVITEMASEDYTDKKFTGIIKIKYGKNIKQSCEPSISIK, encoded by the exons ATGGATGATAAGAAAATTAACAGAAGTGATGCCGGCGAACCTGGAAAGGCAAACATTTCTAAACCAAAAGACgtgaaaataagtaattatgtaAAAGCAAAGGATAGCTTCAGTAAACCTGATCGTGGCGATATAGTTGTTGAAAAGAATAAGGAAAACAAAATTGAAAGCCAGTCAAAGGttactgaaaatattttaactaaagctaatgaaaaaaaagttactataAAGAAAGCAGATGCTAGTAAAGATAAAATGAAATTGTCCAATGGCAATAACTTACGGGAGACgaaatataacaaaattatggaaagcataaataaaattatagaagaaaatattcatttaataaaTACGAATACTAAATCAACTGATCCTACACGTAAAGTCGTCGAAGAAAGTAGCAAAGTGGCTGGTGAAAGTAACATTAATAAACAGAACACAAAACTCAAGGAACCAGAGAAACAATACAAGAGTGAAGCAGCTAAAGATGATGCGGCTCTTGTAGACTTTCGAAAGAAAGCAGATGGTTCAAAGGCACCTCTCGATGTAGTGAAGACTAGTAATGATGTGAAAAATAAATCACTCGTTATTAATCTACCAAAACAAGTGAGCGGTTGCAAACTCGAAG AGAAACCAAAGGTGTCGAAAGATCAAGTAAGTCCACAACCGAAATTAAACAGTTTCCAACAGAGAAAAGCTAGTCAAACAACTGAAAACTACGGCGTAAAACCAATAAGAAATATTATCCATAACAAAAGtaacagtacaaaaatacagaccGAAAAACCCAAAATGCTAAAGATTGATTCGACAACAAGAACAAAAGAAAATCACCACAATCACACAAAGAAATCAACTCTACAAAACGCAAAAGTAAAGCATGTAAAGAGGAAAAATGCCAAAAAAGTTGAGTCGCCAAAGAATGGTtcacaaacaaaattaataccaATGTTGGAAGACGAACACGCAAAACTATATTACGAAGCTTGGCTTAATAATACTGTAACAGTGACAGCACAGGAGCAGCAGATTCTAGAAGATGCTGCCCAGAGATACCCAAGCGTACCTGTTATAACAGAAATGGCTTCCGAAGACTACACTGATAAGAAATTTActggaatcatcaaaatcaaatatggaaaaaacataaaacaatcTTGTGAGCCTAGCATTTCTATAAAGTAA